In Sander lucioperca isolate FBNREF2018 chromosome 12, SLUC_FBN_1.2, whole genome shotgun sequence, one DNA window encodes the following:
- the LOC116040957 gene encoding transketolase, which produces MEDYHKPDQQTVQALRNIATRLRINSIKATTAAGSGHPTSCCSVAEIMSVLFFHTMKYRPEDPRNPNNDRFILSKGHAAPVLYAVWAETGYLKENELLNLRKVDSILEGHPVPKQQFVDVATGSLGQGLGAACGMAYTGKYFDKASYQVFCLLGDGELSEGSVWEAMAFASYYQLDNLVAILDINRLGQSDPAPLQHHVEKYQRRCEAFGWHAIIVDGHSVEELCKVLSQPRHQPLAIIAKTIKGKGIPAAEDKMGWHGKPLPKDMADSVIKEMQSRIISCNKRLYPAPPTEDASPVSLRNIRMPSAPSYKTGDKIATRKAYGMALAKLGRYNDQVVALDGDTKNSTFSELFKNEHPNRYVECYIAEQNMVSVAIGCAVRDRNVVFASTFATFFSRAYDQLRMASISESNINLCGSHCGVSIGEDGPSQMGLEDLAMFRAIPTATVFYPSDGVSTEKAVELAANTKGLCFIRTSRPENNIIYSCNEDFHVGQAKVVFKTNDDHVTVIGAGVTLHEALAAAEQLKKERINIRVIDPFTIKPLDSKTIIDNARATRGRIITVEDHYYEGGLGEAVCSAVINETGFTVHRLAVSQVPRSGKPQELLRIFGIDRDAITQAVRKVLSSSANAK; this is translated from the exons ATGGAAGACTACCATAAACCGGACCAGCAGACTGTGCAGGCGCTCAGGAACATCGCCACCCGGCTCCGGATCAACTCCATTAAGGCGACAACTGCAGCGGGCAGCGG TCATCCCACATCATGTTGCAGCGTGGCAGAGATCATGTCTGTGCTGTTCTTTCATACCATGAAGTACCGACCTGAAGACCCCCGTAACCCCAACAACGACCGCTTCATCCTCTccaag GGCCATGCGGCCCCCGTGCTGTACGCCGTGTGGGCGGAGACGGGTTATCTGAAGGAGAATGAGCTCCTCAACCTCCGCAAGGTCGACTCCATCCTCGAGGGACACCCTGTGCCG AAGCAGCAGTTTGTGGATGTGGCCACTGGATCTCTAGGTCAGGGGCTGGGAGCTGCCTGTGGAATGGCCTACACTGGAAAATACTTTGACAAGGCCAG CTATCAGGTGTTCTGCCTGCTGGGTGATGGAGAGCTGTCCGAGGGCTCGGTGTGGGAGGCCATGGCCTTCGCCTCATACTACCAACTAGACAACCTGGTGGCCATTTTGGACATCAACCGCCTGGGTCAGAGCGACCCGGCTCCACTCCAGCACCATGTAGAGAAGTACCAGCGACGCTGTGAGGCCTTTGG CTGGCATGCCATCATTGTGGATGGCCACAGTGTGGAGGAGCTGTGTAAGGTGCTGAGTCAGCCCCGCCACCAGCCACTTGCCATCATCGCTAAGACTATCAAGGGCAAGGGCATCCCAG CGGCTGAGGATAAGATGGGCTGGCACGGGAAACCCCTGCCCAAAGACATGGCCGACAGCGTGATCAAGGAGATGCAGAGCCGCATCATCAGCTGCAACAAGCGCCTGTATCCTGCTCCGCCCACTGAGGATGCATCACCTGTCAGCCTCCGCAACATCCGCATGCCAAGTGCACCCAGCTACAAAACTGGAGACAAG ATTGCTACGAGGAAAGCGTATGGCATGGCTCTGGCCAAGCTGGGCCGTTACAACGACCAAGTGGTGGCTCTAGATGGGGACACCAAAAACTCCACCTTCTCTGAGCTCTTTAAGAACGAACACCCTAACCGCTACGTGGAGTGCTACATCGCAGAGCAGAACATG GTGAGCGTGGCCATAGGTTGTGCCGTGCGCGACCGTAACGTGGTGTTTGCCAGCACCTTCGCCACGTTCTTCAGCCGGGCCTACGACCAGCTCCGCATGGCCAGCATCTCTGAGAGCAACATCAACCTCTGCGGCTCCCACTGTGGTGTCTCTATTG GCGAGGATGGGCCCTCTCAGATGGGTCTGGAGGATCTGGCCATGTTTAGAGCCATTCCCACGGCAACTGTCTTCTACCCTAGCGACGGTGTCTCCACTGAGAAAGCTGTGGAGCTCGCCGCCAACACAAAG GGTTTGTGTTTCATCCGAACAAGCCGCCCAGAGAACAACATCATTTACAGCTGCAATGAGGACTTCCATGTTGGTCAGGCTAAG GTCGTGTTTAAAACCAATGACGACCATGTGACTGTGATTGGAGCAGGAGTGACCCTCCATGAGGCTCTGGCTGCTGCTGAACAGCTGAAgaaag aAAGAATTAACATTCGTGTGATTGACCCATTCACCATCAAACCCCTGGACTCCAAGACCATCATCGACAACGCCAGGGCCACCAGAGGACGCATCATCACAGTGGAGGACCACTACTATGAAG GTGGTCTAGGTGAGGCAGTGTGCTCGGCAGTAATAAACGAGACCGGCTTCACCGTCCACCGCCTGGCAGTTTCCCAGGTGCCACGCAGCGGCAAGCCCCAAGAGCTGCTCCGTATCTTTGGCATCGACCGCGACGCCATCACTCAGGCAGTCCGCAAGGTGCTCAGCAGCTCCGCCAACGCCAAGTAA
- the dcp1a gene encoding mRNA-decapping enzyme 1A, with the protein METVNAGQMMSLAALQRQDPYINRLLDVTGQVALYNFNSKANEWEKTEIEGTLFVYARSASPHHGFTIMNRLSTENLVEPINKDLEFQLQDPFLLYRNGNLGIYSIWFYDKRDCQRIAQLMAKIMKQEADHARRESPERAEPGKTNGVAEPRPIDILELLSKAKEEYQRALTGETDVSAEPNVKSAINATEHAHSTPQPEKSAHTMVKQITVEELFGSSLPKDPSLPTMPTQNTTTASSDPSTAYLQNQSYPSPARQHPLFPPHVTSQDPGSSQRHQVHGLLPAPYALHPSPVFQSVVPRSDPQPQCSVSPLMVLPAGSEPRALPGPAAPSAAPTTYLGQEILNTLKAAVPSVNSDIHKPILAPNFLPSMLFPPRSFQEPMGKHILQHGKEMDVFSQPPNLIKPMSAVPISPGLAVPRPANSVLLSPSVFQQSINKTTAAASVVPPAPSEPSSSSSVAALEPPQAACSITQLQDTLIHLIKNDPEFLSAIHDAYLQSLSKDFSNMKL; encoded by the exons ATGGAGACCGTAAATGCTGGACAAATGATGAGTTTAGCAGCTCTACAGAGACAAGACCCGTACATTAACAGGCTGCTCGATGTTACCGGCCAGGTGGCTCTTTACAACTTCAACTCCAAAGCGAACGAATGG GAGAAGACCGAAATCGAGGGCACCCTGTTTGTTTATGCAAG GTCTGCCTCGCCTCACCATGGTTTCACCATCATGAACCGACTGAGCACAGAGAACCTAGTGGAGCCGATCAACAAAGACCTGGAGTTCCAGCTGCAGGATCCCTTCCTGCTCTATAGGAACGGCAACT TGGGTATCTACAGTATTTGGTTCTATGACAAGAGGGACTGTCAACGCATCGctcagctgatggccaa GATTATGAAACAAGAAGCAGACCATGCCCGAAGAGAGTCGCCAGAGAGGGCAGAGCCTGGAAAGACCAATGGTGTCGCAGAACCACGGCCCATCGACATCCTAGAACTGCTCAGCAAAGCCAAGGAGGAATACCAGAGA gCTCTAACAGGTGAAACAGATGTGTCCGCAGAGCCTAATGTGAAATCAGCCATCAACGCCACAGAGCATGCCCACAGCACACCGCAACCAGAAAAG AGCGCTCATACAATGGTGAAGCAGATCACAGTTGAGGAGCTCTTTGGCTCGTCCCTCCCTAAGGACCCCTCTCTACCCACCATGCCCACTCAGAACACCACCACTGCTTCCAGTGACCCCTCCACTGCTTACCTCCAGAACCAGTCTTATCCCTCTCCAGCCCGCCAACACCCACTCTTTCCTCCCCATGTCACATCCCAGGACCCTGGTTCAAGTCAGCGGCACCAAGTCCACGGCCTGCTCCCAGCTCCGTACGCGCTACACCCCAGCCCTGTTTTTCAGTCAGTGGTCCCCAGGTCAGACCCCCAACCTCAGTGCTCAGTCTCCCCTCTCATGGTGCTTCCAGCTGGCTCAGAACCTCGTGCTCTCCCTGGTCCTGCAGCCCCATCAGCAGCTCCTACGACCTATTTGGGACAGGAGATACTCAACACCCTCAAAGCAGCAGTGCCATCTGTGAATTCGGACATCCACAAACCCATCCTCGCACCAAACTTCCTGCCAAGCATGCTGTTCCCACCCCGCAGCTTCCAAGAGCCAATGGGGAAACATATTCTTCAGCACGGCAAGGAGATGGATGTTTTCTCTCAGCCTCCAAACTTGATCAAACCAATGTCT GCTGTCCCCATTAGTCCAGGTCTTGCTGTTCCAAGGCCGGCAAATTCTGTGCTCCTCTCCCCCAGCGTCTTCCAGCAGTCCATCAATAAGacgacagcagcagcatcagtgGTCCCTCCTGCCCCCTCcgagccctcctcctcctcctctgtagCAGCTTTAGAGCCTCCACAAGCAGCCTGCAGCATAACACAGCTGCAAGATACTCTGATACACCTTATTAAG AATGACCCAGAGTTCCTCAGTGCCATTCATGATGCTTACCTGCAGAGTCTGTCCAAGGACTTCAGCAACATGAAACTATAG